Proteins encoded together in one Lathamus discolor isolate bLatDis1 chromosome 3, bLatDis1.hap1, whole genome shotgun sequence window:
- the CISD1 gene encoding CDGSH iron-sulfur domain-containing protein 1 yields the protein MGLGQNSSVRVEWIAAISLAAGAAVVGYLAYRFLSKDKCSKAMVNPHIQKDNPKVVHAFDMEDLGDKAVYCRCWRSKKFPLCDGSHTKHNEETGDNVGPLIIKRKEA from the exons TTGAATGGATTGCTGCGATCTCCttagctgctggagcagctgtggTTGGGTATCTAGCTTACAGATTTCTCTCTAAAGACAAATGCTCCAAAGCAATGGTGAATCCCCATATCCAGAAAGATAATCCCAAGGTAGTCCATGCATTTGATATGGAAGATCTGGGAGATAAGGCTGTGTACTGTCGTTGTTGGAGATCTAAGAAG ttcccGCTGTGTGATGGCTCTCACACAAAGCACAACGAGGAAACTGGTGACAACGTTGGGCCTCTGATCATCAAAAGGAAGGAGGCATAA